One window of Ziziphus jujuba cultivar Dongzao chromosome 5, ASM3175591v1 genomic DNA carries:
- the LOC107429102 gene encoding putative pentatricopeptide repeat-containing protein At1g77010, mitochondrial: MNLDVHSLARILNSCTTHHSIHYGKQLHLLFLKKGLLSSTVSIGNRLLQMYIRCGSIRDACKMFEDMPQRNSFSWNTMIEGYMKSGDHVKSLEFFRCMPNKNDFSWNVIISGLAKAGGLATARSFFNDMPNKNGVAWTSLIHAYARNGQPRDALKLFKDLNSNPFEVSRCDAFVLATVIGVCTDLIALNCGKQIHARILIDELEFDSVLASSLINLYAECGYLDGATHVLNMMKEPDDYSLSALISGYANCGRMDDARRVFYTKTNPDVALWNSMISGYVCNNESIGALILFNEMRNNSVQGDSLTLASVLSACGTVGILEHAKQMHTHAYKVGIIDNVVATSALLDAYSKCGSPNYACKLFSELKAFDTILLNCMITIYSNCGRIEDAKQIFKTMPSRSIISWNSMIVGLSQNGYPMETLNLFREMNELNLKMDKFNLAGAISSCAAMTSLEYGEQVFARTTIIGLESDEIISNSLVDFYCKCGLVENGRKIFNKMEKSDEVPWNSMLMGYATNGHGIEALALFDEMSQAGVRPNAITFTGVLSACDHCGMVEEGRKWFNRMKCDYHIDPGIEHFACMVDLLSRAGYIEEAMNLIEEMPFKADANMLSPVLRGCVAHGDKAIGKKIAEQIIELDSEDSGAYIQLSNILASLGEWDGSAQVRKMMRYKRVVKNPGCSWSDCQKQ, from the coding sequence ATGAATCTTGATGTTCATTCCTTGGCACGAATTCTCAATTCCTGCACCACACACCACTCAATACATTATGGAAAACAGCTTCATCTTCTCTTTCTCAAGAAGGGTCTTCTTAGTTCCACTGTTTCCATCGGAAACCGCCTTCTACAGATGTATATCAGGTGTGGCAGCATCAGGGATGCATGCAAAATGTTTGAAGACATGCCCCAAAGAAATTCTTTCTCTTGGAATACCATGATTGAAGGTTACATGAAATCTGGGGACCATGTAAAATCACTGGAGTTCTTCAGGTGCATGCCCAACAAGAATGATTTCTCTTGGAATGTGATCATTTCGGGGCTTGCAAAGGCAGGTGGGCTGGCTACTGCACGAAGTTTTTTTAATGACATGCCTAACAAAAATGGGGTTGCATGGACTTCTTTGATTCATGCGTATGCTCGAAATGGACAGCCAAGAGATGCTTTAAAACTCTTTAAAGATTTGAATTCCAACCCATTTGAAGTATCGCGTTGTGATGCATTTGTATTAGCCACGGTTATTGGGGTTTGTACTGATTTGATTGCTCTTAATTGTGGCAAGCAAATCCATGCTCGTATTCTGATTGATGAACTGGAATTCGACTCGGTTTTGGCCAGTTCTTTGATCAATTTGTATGCTGAGTGTGGGTACTTGGATGGTGCAACTCATGTTCTGAACATGATGAAGGAACCAGATGATTATTCTCTATCAGCATTAATTTCAGGCTATGCAAATTGTGGTAGAATGGATGACGCAAGAAGAGttttttatactaaaaccaATCCAGATGTTGCCTTATGGAATTCGATGATTTCTGGATATGTATGCAATAATGAAAGCATAGGAGCATTAATTCTCTTCAATGAGATGCGGAATAATAGTGTCCAAGGCGACTCCTTGACTCTTGCAAGCGTTTTGAGTGCTTGTGGTACCGTAGGCATCCTTGAACATGCTAAGCAAATGCATACACATGCTTACAAGGTTGGGATTATTGATAACGTTGTGGCTACCAGTGCTCTTCTTGATGCATACTCCAAGTGTGGAAGTCCTAATTATGCCTGTAAATTATTTAGTGAGCTCAAAGCCTTCGACACAATATTGCTTAATTGTATGATCACCATATACTCAAATTGTGGAAGAATTGAAGATGCAAAACAAATCTTCAAGACAATGCCTAGTAGAAGCATAATATCATGGAATTCAATGATAGTAGGTCTTAGTCAAAATGGTTATCCAATGGAAACCTTAAATCTTTTCCGGGAGATGAATGAGCTGAACTTGAAAATGGACAAGTTTAACCTGGCTGGTGCTATCAGTTCGTGTGCTGCTATGACCTCACTTGAATATGGTGAACAGGTTTTTGCCAGAACTACTATCATTGGGCTCGAATCTGATGAAATCATTTCCAACTCGCTTGTTGATTTCTATTGCAAGTGTGGTCTTGTTGAAAATGGGCGaaaaatattcaacaaaatggaaaaatctgATGAAGTCCCTTGGAACTCAATGCTGATGGGTTATGCTACAAATGGTCATGGAATCGAAGCGTTAGCACTTTTTGACGAAATGAGCCAGGCTGGTGTAAGACCAAATGCTATAACATTTACTGGGGTCTTGTCTGCTTGTGATCATTGTGGGATGGTTGAAGAGGGAAGGAAATGGTTCAATAGAAtgaaatgtgattaccatattGATCCAGGCATTGAACACTTTGCTTGCATGGTTGATCTTTTGTCCCGGGCAGGATATATTGAGGAAGCCATGAATCTAATTGAAGAAATGCCCTTTAAGGCAGATGCAAACATGTTATCACCAGTCTTGAGAGGTTGTGTGGCTCATGGAGATAAGGCTATTGGGAAGAAAATTGCAGAGCAAATCATTGAGCTTGATTCTGAGGATTCTGGTGCTTATATACAGCTATCTAACATATTGGCTTCCTTGGGAGAATGGGATGGATCAGCACAAGTTAGAAAGATGATGAGATATAAGAGAGTAGTGAAGAATCCTGGTTGCAGCTGGTCTGATTGTCAAAAACAATaa
- the LOC107428844 gene encoding transcription factor bHLH91, which produces MYGDQNGCSFDPEENGAQSENGFSQTQPNMNPQLPSQSSSFKLQEGTGTTTTTIDNQTGFAVEENLMLSMEEFSYHQTHHHHHHRHPPQDDILAAATSMDMELQHQLALEALESSYNSIGGNNNTNWVDPHLPESPYFPAPDLLNLFNLPRCSPSSLLPNSSSNITFTQKPTTNFQNSLSFLGDCHHLPTGVVADSASASSVLYDPLFHLNLPPQPPLFRELFQSLPNGHSLPGSKNGSLFSNGGDEMEADGGVYQEGSDGRQFENGVFEFTAHIGEGRDGKGTKHLATERQRRVQLNDKYRALRSLVPNPTKNDRASVVGDAIEYIRELLRTVNDLQLLVERKRCGRERIKRQKTEEESAAGADGDVESSDIKPSNIVDPADQSYNSSLRSTWLQRKSKDTEVDIRIVDDEVTIKLAQRKKINLLLFASKVLNELQLDLHHVAGGHVGDYYSFLFNSKIYEGSSLYASAIANKLIEVLDSQYAAVPPTNSY; this is translated from the exons ATGTATGGAGATCAAAATGGCTGCAGCTTTGATCCGGAAGAAAATGGTGCACAATCAGAAAATGGGTTTTCCCAAACACAACCAAACATGAACCCCCAGCTTCCCTCTCAGTCATCCTCCTTCAAGCTTCAGGAAGGGACtggcaccaccaccaccaccattgaCAACCAAACCGGCTTTGCTGTTGAAGAAAATCTCATGCTTTCCATGGAAGAATTTTCGTACCATCAaactcaccaccaccaccaccaccgtcaTCCTCCGCAAGATGATATCCTTGCTGCTGCCACCTCCATGGATATGGAGCTTCAGCACCAGTTGGCACTTGAGGCCTTGGAGAGCTCTTACAACAGCATTGGCGGCAACAACAACACCAACTGGGTCGACCCACACTTGCCGGAATCTCCATACTTTCCGGCACCGGACCTTCTCAACCTCTTCAATTTGCCCAGATGCTCACCTTCCTCTTTGCTCCCAAATTCTTCTTCCAATATCACATTCACTCAGAAACCCACaacaaatttccaaaattccttGAGTTTTCTTGGTgattgtcatcatcttccaacTGGAGTAGTAGCGGACAGCGCTTCTGCATCCTCTGTCCTCTATGACCCTCTGTTCCATCTGAACTTGCCTCCACAGCCTCCATTGTTCAGAGAGCTTTTTCAGTCATTACCAAACGGCCATAGCTTGCCAGGCTCCAAAAATGGTTCCCTGTTCAGCAATGGAGGGGATGAAATGGAGGCAGATGGAGGGGTTTATCAAGAAGGGTCTGATGGGAGGCAATTTGAGAATGGAGTTTTTGAGTTCACCGCTCATATTGGCGAAGGAAGGGACGGCAAAGGGACCAAACATTTAGCAACTGAGCGGCAAAGAAGAGTGCAATTGAACGACAAGTACAGAGCATTAAGGAGTTTGGTTCCAAATCCAACCAAG AATGATAGAGCTTCAGTGGTGGGAGATGCTATAGAGTATATAAGAGAGCTGCTGAGAACAGTGAACGATCTACAATTACTGGTGGAGAGAAAGAGATGCGGAAGAGAGAGGATCAAAAGgcaaaaaacagaagaagagaGTGCAGCAGGAGCAGATGGGGACGTTGAGAGCTCAGACATTAAGCCTAGTAATATTGTGGATCCAGCCGACCAGTCCTACAACAGCTCTTTAAGAAGCACATGGCTTCAGAGGAAATCCAAAGACACCGAGGTCGATATTCGTATAGTGGACGACGAGGTGACCATTAAGCTTGCTCAAAGGAAGAAGATCAACCTGTTGCTGTTTGCGTCCAAAGTGCTTAATGagctccagcttgatcttcaCCATGTTGCTGGTGGCCATGTTGGGGATTATTACAGCTTCTTGTTCAACAGCAAG ATCTATGAAGGCTCTTCTTTGTATGCTAGCGCCATAGCCAACAAACTGATTGAGGTTCTGGACAGCCAATACGCAGCCGTTCCACCTACCAACAGCTATTAG